A region from the Euleptes europaea isolate rEulEur1 chromosome 13, rEulEur1.hap1, whole genome shotgun sequence genome encodes:
- the LOC130485896 gene encoding fish-egg lectin-like, whose product MMMGLHQCLFLLLSMCGITSALNCTVVPGALTQIDASNGQVFGVNRAGNIYTLYGTTWTQLPGTLTHVTAGLGGLWGVNSNHNIFRLVGGNWRQVTGLLKQIDAGGSQFVVGVNMNDDIYCLPKSSAISADGSSALPWIQIEGKLKYYSCGPRGCWGVNSADEIYYRHDVTPDSCAGSRWQNVPGALSMIEVGTEGDVYGVNSAGYIYRRVGITATNPVGTTWVPLSNDLGQIKHVSYDLGLLWVLTTDGKILNCKVSDFEQVPGTLTQIDASNGQVFGVNTADNSYTLYGSTWTQLPGLLTHITTGPSGVWGVNSNHNIYRLVGGNWRLVTGLLKQIDAGGSQFVVGVNMNDDIYCLPKSSAIAADGNSALPWIHIEGKLKYYSCGLLGCWGVNSADEIYYRHNVTPDSCAGSRWHNVPGSLSMIEVGTEGNVYGVNSAGNIYRRYH is encoded by the exons ATGATGATGGGGCTTCATCAGTGCCTGTTCCTTCTGTTGTCCATGTGTGGAATCACCTCAG CTCTGAATTGTACTGTGGTGCCAGGAGCGCTGACACAGATCGATGCCAGCAACGGACAGGTCTTTGGCGTAAACCGTGCAGGCAACATTTATACCTTGTATGGAACCACATGGACTCAGTTGCCAGGCACACTGACCCATGTCACAGCCGGTCTCGGTGGCCTCTGGGGCGTGAACTCAAATCACAACATCTTTAGACTGGTGGGCGGCAACTGGAGGCAGGTTACAG GTTTGCTCAAACAGATAGATGCAGGTGGAAGCCAGTTTGTCGTTGGAGTCAACATGAACGATGACATCTATTGCCTACCCAAGTCTTCCGCAATCTCTGCTGATGGTAGCTCAGCACTGCCCTGGATCCAAATTGAAGGAAAACTCAAATACTACTCCTGTGGGCCACGGGGTTGTTGGGGAGTTAACTCAGCGGACGAAATCTATTACCGGCATGATGTCACCCCAGATTCCTGTGCTGGATCCCGGTGGCAGAATGTGCCTGGTGCACTTTCCATGATTGAGGTTGGGACAGAAGGAGATGTGTATGGAGTAAACAGCGCTGGATACATTTATCGCAG GGTTGGAATCACTGCCACCAATCCCGTTGGAACCACGTGGGTACCTTTGAGCAATGACCTCGGACAGATCAAACACGTATCCTATGACCTGGGTCTGCTATGGGTTTTGACTACAGACGGAAAGATTTTGAACTGCAAAG tTTCAGATTTTGAACAGGTGCCCGGAACATTGACACAGATTGATGCTAGCAACGGACAGGTTTTTGGTGTGAACACTGCTGACAATAGTTATACCTTGTATGGAAGCACATGGACCCAATTACCAGGGTTACTGACCCACATCACAACAGGTCCTTCTGGTGTCTGGGGTGTGAACTCAAACCATAACATCTACAGGCTCGTGGGTGGCAACTGGAGGCTGGTTACAG GTTTGCTCAAACAGATAGATGCAGGTGGAAGCCAGTTTGTAGTTGGAGTCAACATGAACGATGACATCTATTGCCTACCCAAGTCATCAGCCATTGCTGCTGATGGCAACTCTGCACTGCCCTGGATCCACATTGAAGGAAAACTCAAATACTACTCCTGTGGGCTGCTGGGTTGTTGGGGAGTTAACTCAGCGGATGAAATCTATTACCGGCATAATGTCACCCCAGATTCCTGTGCTGGATCCAGGTGGCACAATGTGCCTGGCTCACTTTCCATGATTGAGGTTGGGACAGAAGGAAACGTGTATGGAGTAAACAGCGCTGGAAACATTTATCGCAGGTACCactaa